Proteins encoded together in one Deinococcus hopiensis KR-140 window:
- a CDS encoding enoyl-CoA hydratase/isomerase family protein, translated as MTPEQLLAPGAYPGLRLALREGGILEIVISSEKTLNSVNADAHRALTYIWRDVDAAPGIRCVLVRGEGRGFSSGGDFRLIEEMASDFTALARVWREARDLVYNVINCGKPIVSAIHGPCVGAGLAVALLADVSVAARSARLLDGHVRLGVAAGDHAAIIWPLLCGLNKAKYHLMTGEPVSGEEAERIGLVSLCVPDEELLDRAWAVARKLASGSPTAVRWTKYALNNWLRQAGPIFDTSLALEFLGFTGPDVREGLSSLREKREPQFQADAPV; from the coding sequence ATGACCCCTGAACAACTCCTCGCGCCGGGCGCGTACCCCGGCCTGCGCCTCGCCCTGCGCGAGGGCGGCATCCTCGAAATCGTCATTTCAAGCGAAAAAACTCTCAATTCGGTGAATGCCGACGCCCACCGCGCCCTCACCTACATCTGGCGCGACGTCGACGCCGCTCCCGGCATCCGGTGCGTGCTCGTTCGGGGGGAGGGCCGGGGCTTTTCCTCCGGCGGCGACTTCAGGCTGATTGAGGAGATGGCGTCGGACTTCACGGCCCTCGCCCGGGTGTGGCGTGAGGCCCGTGACCTCGTGTACAACGTAATCAACTGTGGCAAACCCATCGTGAGCGCCATTCACGGCCCCTGTGTGGGCGCGGGGCTGGCGGTGGCCCTGCTCGCCGACGTGAGTGTGGCCGCCCGGAGTGCGCGGCTGCTTGACGGCCACGTGCGCCTCGGGGTGGCTGCTGGGGACCACGCCGCGATCATCTGGCCGCTGCTGTGCGGCCTGAACAAGGCCAAGTACCACCTCATGACCGGCGAGCCTGTGAGCGGCGAGGAAGCCGAGCGTATCGGGCTGGTCAGCCTCTGCGTACCCGACGAGGAACTGCTGGACCGGGCGTGGGCCGTCGCCCGCAAGCTCGCCTCGGGCAGCCCCACCGCTGTGCGCTGGACCAAATACGCCCTGAACAACTGGTTGCGTCAGGCTGGGCCGATCTTCGACACCAGCCTCGCCCTCGAATTCCTGGGCTTTACTGGTCCAGACGTCCGCGAGGGCCTGAGCAGCCTGCGCGAGAAGCGCGAGCCGCAGTTTCAGGCGGACGCACCAGTTTGA
- a CDS encoding malate dehydrogenase, producing the protein MTNKQPVRVAVTGAAGQIGYSLLFRIAAGDMLGKDQPVILQLLEITPALKALQGVVMELRDCAFPLLADIVTSDDPMAAFKDADYALLVGAMPRKAGMERGDLLGANGGIFKPQGEALNAVASRDVKVLVVGNPANTNALIAQQNAPDLDPKQFTAMVRLDHNRAISQLAEKTGQPVGAIKNLTIWGNHSSTQYPDLSAATVNGQPALEQVDREWYETTYIPTVAKRGAAIIEARGASSAASAASAAIDHMRDWALGTAEGEWVSMGIPSDGSYGVPEGLIYGFPVRCQNGKYEIVQGLEVGDFSRGKMDATAQELTEERDEVRKLGLVK; encoded by the coding sequence ATGACGAATAAGCAACCCGTCCGCGTGGCCGTCACCGGCGCTGCAGGGCAAATCGGCTACAGCCTGCTGTTCCGCATCGCTGCGGGAGACATGCTCGGCAAGGACCAGCCCGTCATCCTGCAACTGCTGGAAATCACGCCTGCCCTCAAGGCCTTGCAGGGCGTCGTGATGGAACTGCGCGACTGCGCGTTTCCCCTGCTGGCGGACATCGTGACCAGCGATGATCCGATGGCCGCCTTCAAGGACGCCGACTACGCCCTGCTTGTCGGAGCCATGCCCCGCAAGGCCGGAATGGAGCGGGGCGACCTCCTCGGCGCAAACGGCGGCATCTTCAAGCCGCAGGGCGAGGCGCTCAACGCCGTGGCGAGCCGCGACGTGAAGGTGCTCGTGGTGGGCAACCCGGCCAACACCAACGCCCTGATCGCCCAGCAGAACGCGCCAGACCTCGATCCGAAGCAGTTCACGGCGATGGTGCGCCTGGACCACAACCGCGCGATCTCGCAGCTCGCCGAGAAGACCGGGCAGCCTGTCGGCGCCATCAAGAACCTCACCATCTGGGGCAACCACAGCAGCACCCAGTACCCGGACCTGTCGGCAGCCACCGTGAACGGCCAGCCCGCCCTGGAACAGGTGGACCGCGAGTGGTACGAGACCACCTACATCCCCACTGTCGCCAAGCGCGGCGCGGCCATCATCGAGGCGCGTGGAGCGAGCAGCGCGGCCTCGGCGGCGAGCGCGGCGATTGACCACATGCGCGACTGGGCGCTGGGGACCGCTGAAGGCGAGTGGGTCTCCATGGGCATTCCCAGTGACGGCAGCTACGGCGTGCCCGAGGGTTTGATCTACGGCTTCCCTGTACGCTGCCAGAACGGCAAGTACGAGATCGTGCAGGGCCTGGAGGTCGGCGACTTCAGCCGGGGCAAGATGGACGCCACCGCGCAGGAACTGACCGAGGAGCGCGACGAGGTTCGCAAGCTCGGTCTGGTGAAGTAA
- the rpoZ gene encoding DNA-directed RNA polymerase subunit omega: MAEKDIDKLLSLTDSKYRLSVVTAKRALQLRSGAPSVLPVEQRVRTRNLVTQAMRELATDKLTIGTELMDEGRFHQDYMRQKQAQLQAQLNAERERERD, encoded by the coding sequence ATGGCGGAAAAAGACATTGACAAGTTGCTCTCTCTGACCGACAGCAAGTACCGGCTCTCGGTGGTCACGGCCAAACGGGCGCTGCAACTGCGCTCGGGTGCGCCCAGCGTGCTGCCGGTGGAACAGCGGGTGCGGACGCGCAACCTCGTGACCCAGGCGATGCGCGAGCTGGCCACCGACAAGCTGACCATCGGCACCGAGCTGATGGACGAGGGCCGCTTTCACCAGGATTACATGCGCCAGAAGCAGGCGCAGCTGCAGGCCCAGCTCAACGCCGAGCGCGAGCGCGAGCGCGACTGA
- a CDS encoding MFS transporter: MGTLVFLNVYAPQSLLPLLEREFGLGAAAVGSVVGATMLAMSVASPLVGVLADGIGRRRTVVGAFALLTLPAALAASAPSFALLNLARFAQGLLIPGVMVALNAYIAEEVTGVRRAQALTAYVTGTVLGGFLGRFLSGLIASRSDWHAAFWLLAAASLLGFGLAARGLPLERAFRPHRGPNAVLKGLVTHLRNPTLLATCAAGFLLLFTLVGTFNTLTLRLAAPPYGLDSGQTGSVFAVYLLGVVVTPVAGPFLAARGPRVTLQVAATLSVPGLLLTLAAPLPLIIVGVAAGACGVFLAQSAALTAVQRSVTGGRSLAGGLYHLAYYGGAAAASVVAGHTFEGGGWFAVARLVVASMVLAALTGTLTWRWDRP; encoded by the coding sequence TTGGGCACGCTGGTCTTCCTCAACGTATACGCGCCCCAGAGCTTGCTGCCCCTGCTGGAACGCGAATTCGGACTTGGTGCGGCGGCCGTGGGAAGCGTCGTCGGGGCCACCATGCTCGCCATGAGCGTGGCCTCGCCGCTGGTGGGGGTGCTGGCCGACGGCATTGGGCGGCGGCGAACGGTGGTGGGCGCCTTCGCGCTGCTGACCCTGCCCGCTGCGCTGGCCGCGTCTGCGCCGAGCTTCGCCTTGCTCAACCTCGCCCGGTTCGCCCAGGGCCTCCTCATCCCTGGCGTGATGGTGGCGCTGAACGCCTATATCGCCGAGGAGGTGACCGGAGTGCGGCGGGCCCAGGCGCTGACTGCCTATGTCACGGGCACCGTGCTGGGCGGATTCCTGGGCCGCTTTCTATCGGGCCTGATCGCTTCGCGGAGCGACTGGCACGCCGCATTCTGGCTGCTGGCCGCCGCTTCCCTGCTGGGCTTCGGCCTGGCTGCCCGGGGACTGCCCCTGGAGCGGGCGTTCCGGCCCCACCGCGGTCCGAACGCAGTCCTCAAGGGTTTGGTGACGCATCTGCGAAATCCCACCCTGCTCGCCACCTGCGCCGCCGGATTCCTGCTGCTGTTCACGCTGGTGGGCACCTTTAACACCCTCACCCTACGCCTGGCTGCGCCGCCCTACGGCCTGGATTCGGGGCAGACGGGAAGCGTGTTCGCCGTGTACCTGCTGGGGGTGGTGGTCACGCCCGTCGCAGGGCCGTTTCTGGCGGCGCGGGGGCCGCGCGTCACCTTGCAGGTGGCGGCCACCCTCAGCGTCCCGGGCCTGCTGCTGACCCTGGCCGCGCCCCTGCCCCTCATCATTGTGGGGGTGGCCGCCGGGGCGTGCGGGGTCTTTCTGGCGCAGTCCGCCGCCCTGACCGCCGTGCAGCGGAGCGTGACGGGGGGACGCAGCCTCGCCGGAGGGCTGTATCACCTGGCCTACTACGGCGGAGCGGCTGCGGCGAGTGTGGTCGCCGGGCACACCTTCGAGGGCGGGGGCTGGTTTGCCGTGGCCCGCCTGGTGGTCGCCAGTATGGTTCTGGCCGCCCTCACGGGCACGCTGACGTGGCGCTGGGATCGGCCCTGA
- a CDS encoding YqhA family protein, translating to MTSSSPRGPSRREWFSELIGRTRFVVLIAVVAVLLVAFSLFLQGTLLALYTIYETWRDMLREGVDQGTGEVAVAFLEVVSTMLKAVVFYLIGVGLYSLFIRPLNLTSALGVESLSDLEQKVVSVVIVILGVTFLEHFIAWKDPQDTLYFAASLALAGGALVFFQRVHRGQGGDLQQPEAKLRARRELFEHDTEQRHIREQDVKRAEQATEGKAEGEVDAAGGAA from the coding sequence GTGACTTCCTCTTCCCCCCGCGGGCCCTCCAGACGCGAGTGGTTCAGCGAGCTGATCGGCCGCACCCGCTTCGTTGTGCTGATCGCCGTGGTGGCGGTGCTGCTGGTGGCCTTCAGCCTCTTTCTCCAGGGCACCTTGCTGGCGCTGTACACCATCTATGAGACCTGGCGCGACATGCTGCGCGAAGGGGTGGACCAGGGCACGGGCGAGGTGGCCGTCGCCTTTCTCGAGGTGGTCAGCACCATGCTCAAGGCGGTGGTGTTCTACCTGATCGGCGTGGGGCTGTACTCGCTGTTTATCCGGCCCCTCAACCTGACTTCCGCCCTGGGTGTCGAGAGCCTCTCAGACCTGGAGCAGAAGGTGGTGTCGGTGGTCATCGTGATTCTGGGCGTGACCTTTTTGGAGCACTTCATTGCCTGGAAAGACCCGCAAGACACCCTGTACTTCGCCGCGTCGCTCGCACTGGCGGGGGGCGCCCTGGTGTTTTTCCAGCGGGTTCACCGGGGCCAGGGCGGTGACCTCCAGCAGCCGGAAGCCAAGCTGCGTGCCCGGCGGGAACTGTTTGAGCACGACACCGAGCAGCGCCATATTCGCGAGCAGGACGTCAAGCGCGCCGAGCAGGCCACCGAGGGTAAGGCGGAAGGTGAGGTGGACGCTGCAGGTGGAGCGGCGTAG
- a CDS encoding CAP domain-containing protein, whose product MRLLLPALLLSLGLLASCGNTSSGSAPLDGFSTVYVTDPDFGDTFEYRSPDSFTYAPGPLAGDSVSTAETAMFTAINAERLRGGTCSDGQSFPPVPALQFEGHLHKSASGYAGVLAVSGSAALPHKTGDSTPVRRMIAAGFVPAPPNRAVLRFEESLAMGMTDPAAVIAAWKTSSRHCAALFSTVSHGAVARADGQLGAYWVLNTAGW is encoded by the coding sequence ATGCGCTTACTCCTGCCCGCCCTGCTGCTGTCCCTCGGTCTGCTCGCCTCATGTGGCAACACGTCGTCCGGCTCAGCGCCCTTGGATGGCTTTTCCACGGTCTACGTCACCGATCCCGATTTCGGCGACACCTTTGAGTACCGCTCCCCCGACAGTTTCACCTACGCTCCGGGCCCCCTGGCCGGAGACAGCGTGTCGACGGCAGAAACGGCGATGTTCACGGCCATCAACGCCGAGCGGCTCAGGGGCGGCACCTGCTCGGACGGCCAGAGTTTTCCGCCTGTCCCGGCCCTGCAGTTCGAGGGGCACCTGCATAAGTCTGCGAGCGGCTACGCGGGGGTACTTGCGGTGAGCGGCAGTGCGGCCCTGCCGCACAAGACCGGCGACAGCACCCCGGTGCGCCGGATGATCGCCGCCGGATTTGTGCCCGCGCCGCCCAATAGGGCTGTGCTGAGGTTCGAAGAAAGCCTGGCGATGGGCATGACCGACCCGGCTGCCGTGATCGCGGCCTGGAAGACCAGTTCGCGCCACTGTGCCGCCCTGTTCAGTACCGTGTCCCACGGCGCGGTGGCGCGGGCAGACGGCCAGCTGGGCGCGTACTGGGTGCTGAACACCGCCGGGTGGTAA